In Drosophila willistoni isolate 14030-0811.24 chromosome XR unlocalized genomic scaffold, UCI_dwil_1.1 Seg41, whole genome shotgun sequence, the following are encoded in one genomic region:
- the LOC6643061 gene encoding huntingtin-interacting protein 1, with protein sequence MSTHAEKEYYRMNVSVNKALNGIEAPLKTKHARFIIIMIHKTKEVNSFWMIVSRQPLLENRFTAWKFCHLLHKVLREAHGCSLKHSQSRKKMILEMGKLWGHLHDDIGNCIKEYCKLLVTKLNFHDKNRGFPGSLVISMSEISKFADKDLNYYFQLCVEIFDYLEDIISVQLAIFSTINTYRLSSMTLQGQCRLAPLICLIQDSNPLYDISVRLMFKLHESLPNDVLSGHRDRFYAIFLKLKEFYDNIRPLQYFKDLITVPELPQTSPNFQSQVDFGSYIPPVVFVQPEPEPDVVVDDLVDTNNTTEEVNNEALTRINILESIINDKDMTIEALKSKLDQFQQNFVALEQNYNHDVAQLQKQNEILTNDLELSQDQCDNLRSQNDDLELKLTDNPMLIQKANEEEEKQKMASEKFNKLKTMYTQIRDEHINLLREHSESTKNLTKGKQANSELLLQIEALTNDMAGLKNNIEDKNKTNFELLQQIEDHKKNNSQIHSELLLQIEALNSNIKELRDNVEDKSKNNFELLQQIEDHKKQNFELETTKNEIIQKYDSIMQAKELQNVDLKSVETKLSENSLELKHVYALLEEAKQQISQTEEKLHSKETELISNLKTHEEQYKLLLSENEQQIVTNKKEIDDLGIKLNETESRLKEKEKSFQELEETILLLKQEKQLMSQHSIELESKQKVVEEELGQALIRVDSLTNSNKTTDDTLNKVKMLIIHTVEEICILKSKDSSQQPLEAVPKITLEMETILKEIQSVSDILSNTNIESLKYIMHLGYVFVKLYEQCNLIYNSTTEFEKGQDIFNKIKSLGSDLSVLFKCVQNGDSDERKKRETIQNILTKLADLNKLVREILDKYENKVDFDKLVEKELQEMDLAIEDAAAKITDLLEKAREKDDKVNLEVNGKIVNACTTLMECIKILIIKSRVLQKEIVSSQKGNASVSEFYRRNTQWSDGLISASKSVAKAANFLVDAANKAIESESGQNFELIVAAQEIAACTTQLVIASKVKANRESTNLADLTKASRNVTKATGTVVATVKDCNSQLEQRIEMDLHKLTPSQIKTMEMEIHVKVLETEQALQTQRMKLSAFRREHYKNTEY encoded by the exons ATGTCCACCCACGCCGAAAAGGAGTATTATCGCATG AATGTGAGCGTTAATAAAGCGCTCAATGGCATAGAAGCACCATTGAAAACCAAACATGCCCGTTTTATTATCATTATGATTCATAAAACCAAAGAAGTAAACTCGTTTTGGATGATTGTATCCCGGCAGCCGTTGTTGGAGAATAGATTTACTGCCTGGAAATTCTGCCATCTTCTGCATAAGGTCCTAAGAGAGGCACATGGTTGCAGTCTGAAACATTCTCAGAGTCGCAAGAAAATGATTTTAGAAATGGGCAAACTGTGGGGACACTTGCACGATGATATTGGAAATTGTATTAAAGAATACTGCAAACTTTTGGTTACCAAACTAAATTTCCATGACAAAAATAGAGGATTTCCCGGATCACTTGTCATCTCGATGTCAGAAATATCGAAATTTGCCGACAAGGACTTAAACTACTA TTTTCAATTGTGTGTGGAAATCTTTGACTATTTGGAGGACATTATTTCTGTACAGTTGGCAATATTTTCTACAATCAATACTTATCGATTATCATCCATGACACTGCAGGGACAATGCAGACTGGCACCATTAATATGCTTAATTCAAGATTCCAATCCACTATATGATATTAGCGTTAGGCTCATGTTTAAGCTCCATGAATCGTTGCCCAATGATGTTTTAAGTGGTCATAGAGATCGGTTCTATGCCATATTTTTGAAACTAAAAGAATTTTATGATAACATTCGACCACTTCAGTATTTTAAGGATCTTATTACAGTTCCTGAATTGCCACAGACAAGCCCCAATTTCCAATCACAAGTTGATTTCGGTAGTTATATACCACCTGTTGTATTCGTTCAACCCGAACCCGAACCAGATGTAGTAGTTGATGATCTTGTCGACACCAACAACACCACAGAGGAGGTCAATAATGAGGCATTGACACGTATTAACATTCTGGAATCCATTATAAACGACAAGGATATGACTATCGAGGCACTTAAATCAAAATTGgatcaatttcaacaaaattttgtaGCTCTAGAGCAAAATTATAATCACGATGTGGCGCAactgcaaaagcaaaacgaaaTACTAACAAATGATCTGGAATTATCTCAAGATCAGTGTGATAATTTACGATCACAGAATGATGATCTGGAGCTAAAACTCACAGATAACCCGATGTTAATTC aaaaagcaaatgaagaggaagaaaaacaaaaaatggcttcagaaaaattcaataaacttAAAACTATGTACACTCAAATTCGTGATGAGCACATAAATCTATTAAGAGAG CATAGTGAGTCAACCAAAAATTTAACGAAAGGAAAACAAGCAAACTCTGAGCTATTATTGCAAATAGAAGCTCTTACTAACGATATGGCTGGACTAAAGAATAATATAGAGGATAAGAATAAAACTAACTTTGAGCTGTTGCAGCAAATTGAAGATCACAAGAAAAACAATTCCCAAATTCACTCTGAGCTGTTATTGCAAATAGAAGCTCTCAATAGTAATATAAAGGAGTTAAGAGATAATGTAGAGGATAAGAGTAAAAACAATTTCGAGCTGTTGCAGCAAATCGAAGACCACAAGAAACAGAATTTCGAATTGGAGACTactaaaaacgaaataatacaaaaatatgatAGTATTATGCAAGCAAAAGAGCTACAAAATGTTGACTTAAAGTCTGTGGAAACAAAATTATCTGAAAATTCGTTGGAACTCAAACACGTTTATGCATTGCTTGAGGaggcaaaacaacaaatatctCAAACTGAGGAGAAACTACATTCAAAGGAAACTGAGCTAATAAGTAATCTTAAAACCCATGAAGAACAATACAAATTACTTTTAAGTGAAAATGAGCAGCAGATTGTAactaataaaaaagaaattgacGATCTAGGCATTAAATTAAACGAAACGGAAAGCAGGctgaaagaaaaagagaaaagctTCCAG gAACTCGAAGAGACTATTCTATTGCTGAAACAGGAAAAACAATTAATGAGCCAACATTCCATTGAACTGGAAAGCAAACAGAAAGTTGTCGAAGAGGAATTGGGACAAGCTTTGATTCGAGTTGATTCTCTAACAAATTCGAATAAAACAACTGATGACACTTTGAACAAAGTGAAAATGCTTATAATTCATACAGTGGaagaaatttgcattttaaaatCGAAGGATTCATCACAACAACCACTTGAAGCTGTACCAAAAATAACATTAGAAATGGAAACAATTCTTAAAGAAATTCAAAGCGTTTCCGATATTCTAAGTAATACGAATATAGAAAGTTTGAAATATATTATGCACTTGGGCTACGTGTTCGTCAAGCTGTATGAGCAATGTAATCTAATTTATAATTCAACAACAGAATTTGAGAAGGGTCAAG ACATCTTTAATAAGATAAAGTCCTTGGGCTCTGATTTGTCAGTGCTTTTCAAGTGCGTTCAAAACGGTGATTCAGATGAACGCAAAAAGCGTGAAACGATCCAAAATATTCTAACTAAATTGGCCGACTTGAACAAATTGGTTcgcgaaattctcgacaaataTGAAAACAAGGTCGACTTTGATAAGCTGGTTGAAAAAGAACTACAAGAAATGGATCTGGCAATTGAAGATGCGGCAGCGAAAATTACTGATTTACTCGAGAAAGCTCGCGAGAAAGACGACAAAGTGAATCTGGAAGTAAATGGAAAGATTGTGAATGCCTGCACAACATTAATGGAATGTATCAAAATCTTAATCATAAAATCCCGTGTACTTCAGAAAGAAATTGTTTCCTCTCAAAAAG GCAACGCTAGTGTAAGCGAATTCTATAGACGGAATACTCAATGGTCAGACGGTTTGATATCGGCATCAAAAAGCGTGGCAAAGGCAGCCAATTTTCTAGTGGACGCCGCCAATAAGGCCATTGAAAGTGAATCTGGCCAAAATTTTGAACTTATTGTTGCCGCCCAAGAAATCGCAGCCTGTACCACACAACTGGTAATCGCGAGCAAAGTGAAAGCAAATCGTGAGAGTACAAATTTGGCGGATTTGACTAAAGCATCTCGAAATGTAACCAAGGCTACTGGCACTGTCGTTGCCACAGTAAAAGATTGCAACTCTCAATTGGAGCAGCGAATTGAAATGGATTTACACAAACTAACGCCATCGCAAATAAAAACTATGGAAATGGAAATACATGTGAAAGTGCTGGAAACAGAACAAGCTCTTCAAACGCAACGTATGAAACTATCCGCATTTCGACGAGAGCATTACAAGAACACAGAGTATTAA